Proteins from a genomic interval of Verrucomicrobiota bacterium:
- a CDS encoding sugar ABC transporter substrate-binding protein, with the protein MRHSILYRWFSLVSPSRSRCTGAALLVSAWAGLAGLLPAPAGAQESYREPDYSKFPAESGPITLEVWSWVSGLDKAASLFEQAYPNIKVHVNNVGGGPAEYQKLQTVIKAGSGGPDVAQIEYDFLPSFIVTDGLADLAKYGAGNVKAYFVPWTWGQVSPDGKIVYAIPQDTGPLALLYNKKIFDQYGLTVPATWDEFAQQAEKLAQASGGKVKMANFYITTGPWFMGLVWAANGEFFKTSGDSWIQTLNSPQSEKVLAYWDGLIKKKLVSTIPGFSGEFFNAIAGGQIASSIEAAWGPGVLAASVNERTSGDWRVAPLPQWDKNQPFRSGNFGGSCNVVLKQSKHPKAATLFAIWLNTAKGPVLNNWNSYGIFPASLSGLNAPDLNQPDKNPGKFCGGQNVAEVYVQASKAVNVDFAWAPWFAFVNDNFNKQADALFGGRMTPKQAVDAWQNESLKNAKGDGYEVKAK; encoded by the coding sequence ATGCGTCACTCCATCCTTTACCGCTGGTTTTCGCTGGTTTCTCCTTCGCGTTCCCGATGCACCGGTGCTGCCCTTCTGGTGTCGGCATGGGCAGGCCTCGCCGGCTTGCTGCCTGCCCCGGCCGGTGCCCAAGAGTCTTACCGGGAGCCCGATTACAGCAAGTTCCCGGCCGAGAGCGGCCCGATCACGTTGGAAGTCTGGTCATGGGTGAGCGGCTTGGACAAAGCTGCCAGCCTTTTCGAGCAGGCTTACCCCAATATCAAAGTGCACGTCAACAACGTCGGCGGCGGGCCGGCGGAGTACCAGAAGCTGCAAACCGTGATCAAGGCGGGTTCCGGCGGGCCGGACGTCGCGCAGATCGAGTACGACTTTCTGCCGTCTTTCATCGTGACTGACGGACTCGCCGACCTGGCCAAATACGGAGCCGGCAACGTAAAGGCTTATTTTGTGCCCTGGACGTGGGGGCAGGTGTCACCCGACGGGAAAATCGTGTATGCCATCCCGCAAGACACAGGTCCGCTGGCCTTGCTCTATAATAAGAAGATCTTTGATCAGTACGGGCTCACCGTTCCGGCGACCTGGGATGAATTCGCGCAACAAGCCGAGAAACTTGCCCAGGCAAGCGGCGGCAAGGTGAAAATGGCTAATTTTTACATCACGACCGGGCCTTGGTTTATGGGCTTGGTCTGGGCCGCCAACGGCGAATTTTTCAAGACTTCGGGTGACAGCTGGATTCAAACCCTGAACAGCCCGCAGTCGGAGAAAGTGCTCGCCTACTGGGACGGGCTGATAAAGAAGAAACTGGTGTCGACCATCCCCGGTTTCTCCGGCGAATTTTTTAACGCGATCGCCGGGGGCCAGATTGCCTCAAGCATCGAAGCGGCCTGGGGTCCCGGCGTTTTGGCCGCCTCAGTCAACGAGCGGACCTCCGGCGACTGGCGCGTCGCGCCGCTGCCCCAGTGGGACAAGAATCAGCCCTTTCGCAGCGGCAATTTTGGCGGTAGCTGCAACGTGGTGCTCAAACAATCGAAGCACCCGAAAGCCGCAACCCTTTTCGCCATCTGGTTGAACACGGCCAAAGGGCCGGTGCTGAATAACTGGAACAGTTACGGCATCTTCCCCGCCTCGCTTTCCGGGCTTAACGCGCCTGACCTTAACCAGCCCGACAAAAACCCGGGCAAGTTTTGCGGCGGCCAGAACGTGGCCGAGGTCTATGTCCAGGCTTCGAAGGCGGTTAACGTGGACTTCGCCTGGGCGCCTTGGTTTGCTTTCGTGAACGACAACTTCAATAAGCAGGCCGACGCATTATTTGGCGGCAGGATGACTCCCAAGCAGGCCGTGGACGCCTGGCAGAACGAATCTCTTAAGAACGCCAAAGGCGACGGCTACGAGGTCAAGGCGAAGTGA
- a CDS encoding carbohydrate ABC transporter permease: MALKQSPSQTGPGDATVPAGPPGNVIAPTPPPATREDAGVSPVPGILRNFVLAAFLLYCLLPATWIIVAMTKDNGQIFSTFGLWFASPTHFLENLVGLVTYQNGIFVRWFGNSLLYALSIAAGSTVICAMGGYAFSKYDFPAKGFLFNFILGTIMVPSTALVLPLFLMLNKVGLVNSMLGVILPSLVNPFGLYLMKVFWDSSFPNELIEAARLEGAGEGQIFWRIGMPLLQTGLVTVALLCFVGAWNNFFLPLIVLSQDSLYPLTLGLNVWNSLSSAAGGKPVYNLIALGSLVSVLPLLIAFIVLGKYWRGGLTAGATKG; encoded by the coding sequence ATGGCCTTGAAACAATCACCCTCCCAAACCGGCCCCGGCGATGCGACGGTTCCTGCAGGGCCTCCCGGAAATGTAATCGCGCCGACGCCGCCGCCCGCCACTCGGGAGGATGCCGGCGTTTCCCCCGTTCCAGGAATCTTACGGAACTTCGTGCTTGCGGCATTTCTCCTCTACTGCCTGTTACCTGCCACCTGGATCATCGTGGCCATGACCAAGGACAACGGCCAGATCTTCTCGACGTTCGGGCTGTGGTTTGCCAGTCCCACGCATTTCCTGGAGAACCTCGTCGGCCTCGTGACCTATCAAAATGGGATCTTCGTGCGCTGGTTCGGCAATTCGCTGCTTTATGCCCTCTCGATCGCGGCCGGCAGCACCGTGATTTGCGCGATGGGCGGCTACGCCTTTTCCAAATATGACTTTCCGGCGAAGGGATTTCTGTTCAACTTCATCCTGGGCACGATCATGGTGCCGTCGACGGCGCTGGTTTTGCCGTTGTTTTTGATGTTGAACAAGGTCGGCCTCGTCAACTCGATGTTAGGCGTCATTCTGCCGAGCCTTGTTAACCCATTCGGTCTCTACCTGATGAAGGTATTCTGGGATTCGTCCTTCCCCAATGAGTTGATCGAAGCTGCGCGACTGGAAGGGGCGGGTGAGGGACAGATTTTCTGGCGCATCGGCATGCCGCTGTTGCAAACGGGCCTGGTAACTGTTGCCCTGCTCTGTTTCGTGGGGGCATGGAACAACTTTTTCCTGCCGTTGATCGTCCTGAGCCAGGACAGCCTCTACCCGTTGACGCTCGGGTTGAACGTCTGGAACAGCCTGAGCTCCGCCGCGGGCGGCAAACCGGTCTATAACCTTATCGCGCTGGGTTCGCTGGTCAGCGTGCTCCCGCTGCTGATCGCCTTCATCGTGCTGGGTAAATACTGGCGCGGCGGGCTGACGGCGGGCGCCACCAAAGGTTAG
- a CDS encoding beta-galactosidase, giving the protein MDKTYSYDSFLYGVVYYPEQWPENRWDADLARIARTGMNVVRMGEGAWSVWEPEEGRYDFSLFDRALELCGKHGLKAIMGTPTYTPPAWLTERYPEVSRVGYEGTRLTHGSRRAYNYTAPVYRQKCQGITEVLAEHYKTHPAVIGWQIDNELNCHLDVSFAPSDHEAFRSWCRERYGSLQALNQAWGTAFWSQTYTDWNQVWLPRPTVTYQNPSLLLDFYRFTSDMTVGFGAMQYRIIKRIAPHQFVTHNAFQTMTNVDHWKFVQEAVDFVSYDSYPEFRVCEVALPPHFRDRAESRLLSRMRGLSPKFMVLEQQSGPSGQIGGILNGNPDYLHPTPKPGQMRLWCWNSIAQGADGLLFFRWRSLPYGAEAHWNGLLYHDERNTWRLEEAQRLGEEIKRLSATLTGTRCVSTAAILYDFDNESHARIEHFTGRHREADQRSVYQALSERHLGPDVRPLSGVQDAGDLAGYQIIFFPHAHVLAAADIPALQAYVEGGGTLVLGCWGGYRDHNHWCYDAGGKAFYENLTGVRVADFTATTPGETSVLRFEGSAASLEAPVFNEALAPVAQEVRVLASYASDYYAGQPAVTLFQKGQGRVVQFGSFFTPQNAAALLDTLAIQDPLASWADIPAEVQAVTRSNEAERFCFLLNFTSQPQAVTFHSPAFDLLGTQKLQGRTELPPYGVLLVRR; this is encoded by the coding sequence ATGGACAAGACCTATTCCTACGATTCATTTCTCTACGGTGTAGTTTACTACCCGGAACAATGGCCGGAGAACCGGTGGGACGCAGACCTTGCGCGCATCGCTCGGACCGGCATGAACGTGGTCCGGATGGGGGAGGGTGCCTGGAGCGTTTGGGAACCCGAGGAAGGCCGTTACGATTTTTCTTTGTTCGACCGCGCACTTGAACTTTGCGGGAAGCACGGGCTCAAGGCGATTATGGGTACGCCCACCTATACCCCGCCCGCCTGGCTCACCGAACGTTACCCGGAGGTGTCGCGGGTAGGTTATGAAGGCACCCGTCTGACGCACGGTTCGCGGCGAGCGTACAACTACACGGCACCGGTTTATCGGCAGAAGTGTCAGGGCATCACCGAGGTACTGGCCGAACACTATAAAACGCATCCGGCGGTAATCGGGTGGCAGATCGACAATGAGCTGAACTGCCACCTGGACGTCAGTTTCGCTCCGAGCGATCACGAGGCCTTTCGTTCCTGGTGCCGGGAACGTTACGGCTCCCTGCAAGCCTTGAACCAGGCCTGGGGAACGGCTTTTTGGTCCCAGACCTACACCGACTGGAACCAGGTGTGGCTGCCGCGGCCTACCGTCACTTACCAGAACCCTAGCCTGTTGCTGGACTTTTACCGGTTTACGTCCGACATGACGGTCGGCTTCGGGGCGATGCAGTACCGGATCATCAAACGGATCGCGCCGCACCAATTCGTCACCCATAACGCGTTCCAGACGATGACGAATGTGGATCACTGGAAGTTCGTGCAGGAAGCCGTCGATTTTGTGTCGTACGATTCCTACCCGGAATTCAGGGTGTGCGAGGTTGCGTTGCCGCCGCATTTTCGCGACCGCGCCGAGTCTCGGCTCCTGTCCCGGATGCGCGGGCTCTCACCCAAGTTCATGGTCTTGGAACAACAGTCGGGCCCCAGCGGCCAGATCGGCGGCATCCTGAACGGGAATCCCGACTACCTTCACCCCACGCCCAAGCCCGGGCAGATGCGGCTCTGGTGCTGGAATTCCATCGCCCAGGGAGCTGACGGTTTGCTCTTTTTCCGCTGGCGTTCGTTGCCCTACGGGGCCGAAGCCCATTGGAACGGGTTGCTTTATCATGACGAGCGCAACACTTGGCGGCTGGAGGAAGCACAACGGCTCGGCGAAGAAATCAAGCGCTTATCCGCAACCTTGACCGGTACGCGTTGCGTTTCGACCGCGGCGATCCTGTACGACTTCGATAACGAATCGCATGCCCGAATTGAACACTTTACCGGCCGGCATCGGGAGGCCGATCAGCGCAGCGTTTACCAGGCTTTGTCGGAGCGGCACCTTGGGCCGGACGTACGTCCCCTCTCGGGCGTTCAGGACGCGGGCGATCTGGCAGGTTATCAAATCATATTTTTCCCGCACGCCCACGTGCTGGCGGCCGCCGATATTCCCGCCTTACAGGCCTACGTGGAAGGCGGCGGGACCCTGGTGCTCGGTTGCTGGGGCGGTTACCGGGACCACAACCATTGGTGTTACGATGCGGGCGGAAAAGCTTTTTACGAAAACCTCACGGGCGTGCGGGTCGCAGACTTCACGGCCACAACCCCGGGCGAGACGTCTGTGCTGCGCTTCGAAGGTTCCGCTGCCTCGCTGGAGGCGCCGGTCTTCAATGAAGCGTTGGCTCCGGTGGCGCAGGAAGTGCGCGTGCTGGCCTCTTACGCCTCCGACTATTACGCCGGCCAACCCGCCGTGACCCTCTTCCAGAAGGGACAGGGGCGCGTCGTCCAGTTCGGCAGTTTTTTCACCCCTCAAAATGCGGCCGCGTTGCTGGACACTCTTGCCATTCAAGACCCGTTGGCCTCCTGGGCAGACATCCCGGCCGAGGTCCAGGCCGTGACGCGGTCGAATGAGGCCGAACGGTTCTGTTTCCTTTTAAACTTCACCTCCCAACCCCAGGCCGTAACCTTCCACTCGCCTGCCTTCGACCTCTTGGGAACGCAAAAACTCCAGGGCCGAACGGAACTGCCGCCGTACGGCGTGCTCCTTGTCCGCCGCTGA
- a CDS encoding sugar ABC transporter permease codes for MRQHRKTALLFLAPFLTVFVAFYLAPVVYAIYLSLFIRKRVGIGPARDVFGGLANYLRAVQDTDFLNGLKNMLIFGVVQVPIMLGVAVALALLLDRSRGAFTKVCRTVFFMPYGIPTAIGALIWGYLYSPNLSPFNQFLAALHRGAIDFLSPALVLFSIANIVTWTWTGYNMITLFAALQNIPKELYEAARVDGATQWDIVRAIKVPLLMPTLKLLFIFSVIGTSQLFTEAFVLRPLGYVADNITPNLYLYLTAARDANYSYAGALAVLLALLIFVISGPFLRRVGS; via the coding sequence ATGCGTCAGCACCGTAAGACCGCCCTGTTGTTTCTCGCGCCTTTCCTGACCGTGTTCGTGGCTTTCTACCTGGCGCCGGTGGTCTACGCGATCTACCTCAGCCTGTTCATCCGCAAAAGGGTCGGCATCGGCCCGGCCAGGGATGTGTTTGGGGGCTTGGCGAACTACCTTCGGGCCGTTCAGGACACCGACTTCCTGAACGGCTTGAAAAACATGCTTATATTCGGGGTCGTGCAGGTCCCCATTATGCTGGGGGTGGCCGTGGCGTTGGCGCTCTTGCTGGACCGGTCCCGGGGCGCCTTCACCAAGGTGTGCCGAACCGTCTTCTTCATGCCGTACGGGATCCCCACAGCCATCGGCGCGCTGATCTGGGGATACCTGTACTCGCCGAATCTCTCGCCGTTCAACCAGTTCCTGGCCGCCCTGCACCGGGGCGCGATTGATTTCCTGTCTCCGGCATTGGTTCTGTTTTCTATCGCTAACATCGTGACCTGGACCTGGACGGGCTACAACATGATCACGCTGTTTGCGGCCCTGCAGAACATCCCTAAGGAACTCTATGAGGCTGCCCGCGTCGATGGAGCCACGCAGTGGGACATCGTGCGTGCGATCAAGGTCCCGTTGCTGATGCCCACCCTGAAGCTGTTGTTCATCTTCTCGGTCATCGGCACCTCACAGCTTTTTACCGAAGCCTTCGTGCTGCGCCCGCTCGGTTACGTGGCGGACAACATCACGCCCAACCTTTACCTTTATCTGACCGCGGCGCGCGACGCCAACTACTCGTATGCGGGAGCTTTGGCGGTTCTGCTGGCGTTGTTGATCTTCGTGATCAGCGGCCCGTTCCTGCGGCGCGTCGGTTCCTAG